Proteins encoded together in one Deltaproteobacteria bacterium window:
- a CDS encoding NAD(P)-binding domain-containing protein: MAAVIIGAGPAGLFSALALVEKGEKDIVIIEQGRDLDERIN; the protein is encoded by the coding sequence ATTATCGGCGCAGGCCCGGCAGGTCTCTTCTCTGCCCTTGCCCTTGTCGAGAAAGGTGAAAAGGACATTGTCATTATCGAACAGGGTAGAGATCTCGATGAACGGATAAACTAA